One genomic segment of Salmo trutta chromosome 8, fSalTru1.1, whole genome shotgun sequence includes these proteins:
- the LOC115199100 gene encoding uncharacterized protein LOC115199100 isoform X2, with protein MQTFVRRSCNSHSGSDMSVTVGEGRVIAWRVTRSITYYCTSPTPGGDTPAPSPPTSSLSSHLDSPLPSLSTPFISDMPSHPTVSSTLAPSFSDVPTLSPSSPSSSPRPLLLLFPWLGARPGAMAKYRNLYLERGLDILSVESTVWHFLWPRWGLEYGAEVLEVLDDPRFKGRPLLVHAFSIGGYTFTQLLSQMVREPHKYPGLAQRVVGHVYDSLVIGSLEHMATGLGKTLFPHMEPLVRYTALLYFWLFKSQTVHYYDNSVQVFYNSPVTAPALFFFCENDALCDPVAMEAVLDFWRKRGVAVETRKWKESVHAAHLRCHPEEYLSMLEKCMISLNITPLREKM; from the exons ATGCAGACGTTTGTAAGGCGTTCATG TAACTCCCACTCTGGGTCAGACATGTCTGTGACCGTGGGAGAGGGGCGGGTCATAGCCTGGAGGGTCACCAGAAGCATCACCTACTACTGCACCAGCCCGACACCAGGGGGCGATACCCCtgccccctctcctcccacctcctccttaTCCTCCCATCTAGACagtcctcttccctccctctccaccccctttATCTCAGACATGCCCTCTCACCCCACTGTTTCCTCAACTCTCGCCCCTTCATTTTCGGATGTACcaaccctctctccatcctcgccctcctcctccccccgtcCCCTCCTCCTGCTTTTCCCGTGGCTTGGCGCCCGACCAGGGGCCATGGCGAAGTACCGGAACCTCTACCTGGAACGCGGCCTGGACATCCTATCAGTGGAGAGCACCGTGTGGCACTTCCTGTGGCCCCGCTGGGGGCTGGAGTATGGGGCCGAGGTCCTGGAGGTCCTTGACGACCCGCGTTTCAAAGGTCGCCCCCTTCTGGTCCACGCCTTCTCCATCGGCGGGTACACCTTCACCCAGCTGCTCAGCCAGATGGTCAGGGAGCCACACAAGTACCCGGGCCTGGCCCAACGGGTTGTAGGACATGTCTATGACAGCCTGGTGATCGGGTCGCTGGAGCATATggctacag GCCTGGGCAAGACCCTGTTCCCTCATATGGAGCCCCTGGTGCGATACACCGCTCTGCTCTACTTCTGGCTCTTCAAGTCCCAGACGGTGCACTACTACGACAACTCAGTCCAGGTCTTCTACAACAGCCCCGTCACCGCCCCGGCGCTCTTCTTCTTCTGCGAGAACGACGCGCTGTGCGACCCCGTCGCCATGGAGGCGGTCCTCGACTTCTGGAGGAAGCGGGGCGTTGCTGTGGAAACCAGGAAGTGGAAGGAGTCTGTGCACGCTGCTCATCTACGCTGTCACCCGGAGGAGTACCTCTCCATGTTGGAAAAATGTATGATCTCGCTCAACATCACCCCCCTCAGGGAGAAGATGTGA
- the LOC115199100 gene encoding uncharacterized protein LOC115199100 isoform X1 codes for MGIFQFFMGNSHSGSDMSVTVGEGRVIAWRVTRSITYYCTSPTPGGDTPAPSPPTSSLSSHLDSPLPSLSTPFISDMPSHPTVSSTLAPSFSDVPTLSPSSPSSSPRPLLLLFPWLGARPGAMAKYRNLYLERGLDILSVESTVWHFLWPRWGLEYGAEVLEVLDDPRFKGRPLLVHAFSIGGYTFTQLLSQMVREPHKYPGLAQRVVGHVYDSLVIGSLEHMATGLGKTLFPHMEPLVRYTALLYFWLFKSQTVHYYDNSVQVFYNSPVTAPALFFFCENDALCDPVAMEAVLDFWRKRGVAVETRKWKESVHAAHLRCHPEEYLSMLEKCMISLNITPLREKM; via the exons ATGGGAATATTCCAATTTTTCATGGG TAACTCCCACTCTGGGTCAGACATGTCTGTGACCGTGGGAGAGGGGCGGGTCATAGCCTGGAGGGTCACCAGAAGCATCACCTACTACTGCACCAGCCCGACACCAGGGGGCGATACCCCtgccccctctcctcccacctcctccttaTCCTCCCATCTAGACagtcctcttccctccctctccaccccctttATCTCAGACATGCCCTCTCACCCCACTGTTTCCTCAACTCTCGCCCCTTCATTTTCGGATGTACcaaccctctctccatcctcgccctcctcctccccccgtcCCCTCCTCCTGCTTTTCCCGTGGCTTGGCGCCCGACCAGGGGCCATGGCGAAGTACCGGAACCTCTACCTGGAACGCGGCCTGGACATCCTATCAGTGGAGAGCACCGTGTGGCACTTCCTGTGGCCCCGCTGGGGGCTGGAGTATGGGGCCGAGGTCCTGGAGGTCCTTGACGACCCGCGTTTCAAAGGTCGCCCCCTTCTGGTCCACGCCTTCTCCATCGGCGGGTACACCTTCACCCAGCTGCTCAGCCAGATGGTCAGGGAGCCACACAAGTACCCGGGCCTGGCCCAACGGGTTGTAGGACATGTCTATGACAGCCTGGTGATCGGGTCGCTGGAGCATATggctacag GCCTGGGCAAGACCCTGTTCCCTCATATGGAGCCCCTGGTGCGATACACCGCTCTGCTCTACTTCTGGCTCTTCAAGTCCCAGACGGTGCACTACTACGACAACTCAGTCCAGGTCTTCTACAACAGCCCCGTCACCGCCCCGGCGCTCTTCTTCTTCTGCGAGAACGACGCGCTGTGCGACCCCGTCGCCATGGAGGCGGTCCTCGACTTCTGGAGGAAGCGGGGCGTTGCTGTGGAAACCAGGAAGTGGAAGGAGTCTGTGCACGCTGCTCATCTACGCTGTCACCCGGAGGAGTACCTCTCCATGTTGGAAAAATGTATGATCTCGCTCAACATCACCCCCCTCAGGGAGAAGATGTGA
- the LOC115199100 gene encoding uncharacterized protein LOC115199100 isoform X3 — protein MSVTVGEGRVIAWRVTRSITYYCTSPTPGGDTPAPSPPTSSLSSHLDSPLPSLSTPFISDMPSHPTVSSTLAPSFSDVPTLSPSSPSSSPRPLLLLFPWLGARPGAMAKYRNLYLERGLDILSVESTVWHFLWPRWGLEYGAEVLEVLDDPRFKGRPLLVHAFSIGGYTFTQLLSQMVREPHKYPGLAQRVVGHVYDSLVIGSLEHMATGLGKTLFPHMEPLVRYTALLYFWLFKSQTVHYYDNSVQVFYNSPVTAPALFFFCENDALCDPVAMEAVLDFWRKRGVAVETRKWKESVHAAHLRCHPEEYLSMLEKCMISLNITPLREKM, from the exons ATGTCTGTGACCGTGGGAGAGGGGCGGGTCATAGCCTGGAGGGTCACCAGAAGCATCACCTACTACTGCACCAGCCCGACACCAGGGGGCGATACCCCtgccccctctcctcccacctcctccttaTCCTCCCATCTAGACagtcctcttccctccctctccaccccctttATCTCAGACATGCCCTCTCACCCCACTGTTTCCTCAACTCTCGCCCCTTCATTTTCGGATGTACcaaccctctctccatcctcgccctcctcctccccccgtcCCCTCCTCCTGCTTTTCCCGTGGCTTGGCGCCCGACCAGGGGCCATGGCGAAGTACCGGAACCTCTACCTGGAACGCGGCCTGGACATCCTATCAGTGGAGAGCACCGTGTGGCACTTCCTGTGGCCCCGCTGGGGGCTGGAGTATGGGGCCGAGGTCCTGGAGGTCCTTGACGACCCGCGTTTCAAAGGTCGCCCCCTTCTGGTCCACGCCTTCTCCATCGGCGGGTACACCTTCACCCAGCTGCTCAGCCAGATGGTCAGGGAGCCACACAAGTACCCGGGCCTGGCCCAACGGGTTGTAGGACATGTCTATGACAGCCTGGTGATCGGGTCGCTGGAGCATATggctacag GCCTGGGCAAGACCCTGTTCCCTCATATGGAGCCCCTGGTGCGATACACCGCTCTGCTCTACTTCTGGCTCTTCAAGTCCCAGACGGTGCACTACTACGACAACTCAGTCCAGGTCTTCTACAACAGCCCCGTCACCGCCCCGGCGCTCTTCTTCTTCTGCGAGAACGACGCGCTGTGCGACCCCGTCGCCATGGAGGCGGTCCTCGACTTCTGGAGGAAGCGGGGCGTTGCTGTGGAAACCAGGAAGTGGAAGGAGTCTGTGCACGCTGCTCATCTACGCTGTCACCCGGAGGAGTACCTCTCCATGTTGGAAAAATGTATGATCTCGCTCAACATCACCCCCCTCAGGGAGAAGATGTGA